From a region of the Besnoitia besnoiti strain Bb-Ger1 chromosome I, whole genome shotgun sequence genome:
- a CDS encoding hypothetical protein (encoded by transcript BESB_000560) has product METLTVQTLCGALAGVLVSLVFGSLGDAPLLATASSQQLQALDAMFMNLTTRAEILERIGTLRSGTSDNGKSEMGTSARAADVDLGALCTLQAGEVADSDDVLKVSSAVKGGTEQRAEHTRKRSDERILALETPPEKALESDRRAARVFRELAKEQLEQTLAADIEDQTIFLFGISKEVIAYAEKARRVITIEKEPELCDKFLASGVGVCSLKENVHLFCMKENHEEERDRLMAVYSKAEKLIQDQYNDIPLDVVQSDMRYPVALALKLFEEIDQSTTLVLRHRLSHAALEALGKYFRQILLVLPDPLDPDMTSSTAYVLLRKRYVPNPPPDLWESYVSPEWRLDPNEEPLIRFKRLVEEVSERFKDELNELENTRVGIQARTIRSHYHLATDTARKGDVEFIDELQTLMSDPKTTLHSVQALFKRRSQEVADLERNASVLKEYFDLLDKAIAGMPEEPMKHFLGDMQNDFIVATGRIDTTDSQLELLEDVLELLNPKLFSSTQLLPQSLHALRVAVASLNDVTDASVLVADIEKSVFRDVDPATIIKA; this is encoded by the exons ATGGAAACGCTGACAGTGCAgactctctgcggcgccctcgcgggcgtccTTGTCTCTCTGGTTTTCGGCTCGCttggcgacgcgcctctcctcgccacggcctcttcgcagcagctgcaggccctAGATGCCATGTTCA TGAACTTGACCACCCGCGCGGAGATTTTGGAGCGCATCGGAACTCTCCGCTCAGGCACCTCGGATAACGGGAAAAGTGAGATGGGCACAAGCGCCAGGGCCGCTGACGTCGACTTGGGTGCCCTCTGCACACTCCAGGCAGGCGAGGTGgcggacagcgacgacgTCCTCAAGGTCTCCTCCGCAGTCAAAGGTGGCACTGAGCAGC GCGCCGAGCACACGCGCAAGCGGTCGGACGAACGCATTCTCGCGCTGGAGACGCCTCCGGAAAAGGCCCTGGAGAGCGaccggcgagcggcgcgcgtgttCCGAGAGTTGGCTAAGGAGCAGCTGGAGCAGACGTTGGCTGCCGACATCGAAGACCAGACcatcttcctcttcggcATTTCCAAGGAAGTTATCGCCTACGCAGAA aaagcgaggcgcgtgATTACCATTGAGAAGGAGCCTGAGCTCTGCGACAAGTTTCTCGCATCCGGCGTCGGCGTATGCTCGCTCAAGGAGAATGTTCACCTTTTCTGCATGAAGGAAAACCacgaagaggagcgagaccGCCTCATGGCTGTCTACTCCAAGGCCGAAAAA CTCATTCAAGACCAGTACAACGACATTCCGTTGGACGTCGTGCAGTCCGACATGCGGTACCCAGTTGCGCTGGCGCTGAAGCTTTTCGAAGAGATTGATCAGTCCACGACTCTGGTGCTGCGCCACCGCTTAAGCCATGCTGCGCTGGAAGCACTCGGAAAGTACTTCCGCCAAATTCTTCTAGTTCTTCCCGATCCTCTCGACCCTGATATGACCTCC TCTACGGCATACGTGCTTCTTCGCAAGAGGTACGTGCCGAATCCGCCGCCGGACCTCTGGGAGTCCTACGTGAGTCCTGAGTGGCGGCTCGACCCAAATGAAGAGCCCCTGATTCGGTTCAAACGCCTTGTCGAGGAGGTATCCGAGCGTTTCAAGGACGAATTGAACGAGCTCGAAAACACGCGCGTCGGCATTCAGGCGCGCACGATACGATCCCACTACCACTTGGCGACTGACACCGCGAGAAAGGGAGACGTCGAGTTCATTGATGAACTTCAGACGTTGATGAGTGACCCGAAAACAACGCTCCATAGCGTCCAG GCCTTGTTTAAGAGAAGGTCACAGGAGGTGGCGGATTTGGAGCGGAATGCGTCGGTGCTGAAAGAGTATTTCGATCTGTTAGATAAGGCAATCGCCGGGATGCCTGAGGAGCCAATGAAGCACTTCCTTGGGGACATGCAGAACGACTTCATTGTGGCCACAGGCAGAATCGATACGACTG ATAGCCAGCTGGAGTTGCTTGAAGATGTTCTAGAACTTCTGAACCCGAAGCTATTCTCGAGCACGCAGTTGCTGCCGCAGTCGCTTCATGCCCTTCGCGTGGCGGTGGCCTCTTTGAACGACGTCACGGACGCCAGTGTACTGGTTGCCGACATTGAAAAATCTGTTTTTCGGGATGTTGACCCTGCCACTATCATCAAGGCGTAG
- a CDS encoding putative 39S ribosomal protein L47 (encoded by transcript BESB_000570): MNAFATALRRGAAPTSLLPRRGIDELWKGGYLDPAIGAKQKEANAVSGDAWPACLLRLKSFEDLHKLWYICLKEKNLLMGERWAARQHKQDMKEPERLQKVRRTMRRILIVLTKREIQQQCLRARDILAKQQKREALETRRFQLEEKMLQLEHRIRRMEPAQSLMKEAWQATLDRYRADHEDILIQLHPLRKETTQLLAPDWRYERKYSDLPGPIRWKKQYIPALEDQYRKPIRFH, encoded by the exons ATGAATGCGTTCGCGACGGCGTTGCGGCGGGGGGCCGCGCCGACCTCTCTTCTGCCACGCAGAGGCATCGACGAGCTCTGGAAGG GCGGCTACCTCGATCCCGCCATCGGGGCAaagcagaaggaggcgaacgcggtgTCGGGAGACGCGTGGCCTGCGTGTTTGTTGCGGCTGAAGTCTTTCGAGGACCTCCACAAACTCTGGTACATTTGCCTGAAGGAGAAAAACCTGTTGATGGGCGAGCGCTGGGCAGCTCGCCAGCATAAGCAAGACATGAAGGAACCCGAGCGCTTGCAGAAG GTGCGCCGAACGATGCGGCGCATTCTCATCGTGTTGACCAAGCGTGAGATCCAGCAGCAGtgcctgcgggcgcgagaCATTCtggcgaagcagcagaaacgcgaggcgctcgagaCCCGCAGGTTTCAGCTCGAAGAGAAAATGCTGCAGCTGGAGCACCGCATTCGGCGGATGGAGCCGGCGCAGTCACTCATGAAGGAAGCCTGGCAAGCGACTCTCGACCGGTACCGCGCAGATCACGAAGACATTCTGATTCAGCTGCATCCGTTGCGAAAAG agacgacgcagctgctcgcACCCGACTGGCGGTATGAGCGCAAGTACTCTGATTTGCCAGGACCGATTCGGTGGAAAAAGCAGTATATCCCTGCGCTGGAGGATCAGTATCGTAAACCCATTCGATTCCACTAA
- a CDS encoding hypothetical protein (encoded by transcript BESB_000580) — protein MGSRSDVSPRVPPATALKFAVAASAAEQRSLRMRSQSSLALRHQEARATRATGKLERESFRLGVAERPGAPGRPLAERALSNVAPGSAQDVETTASSSLSSYRPRRSLRKGDARRHCRDRGESFSSSTDSDNATARGGGGGGP, from the coding sequence ATGGGCAGCCGCTCAGatgtctctcctcgcgttccgccggcgacggcgttgaagttcgccgtcgcggcgtctgcggctgaaCAGCGGagtctgcgcatgcgttcgCAGTCTTCGTTAGCTCTGCGTCACCAGGAAGCGcgtgcgacgcgcgcgacgggaAAGCTTGAACGGGAGTCGTTTCGACTTGGGGTGGCTGAAAGGCCTGGGGCGCCTGGGAGGCCTCTTGCGGAGCGAGCCCTGTCGAACGTCGCACCAGGATCTGCTCAGGACGTTGAGACTacggcgtcgtcgtcacTATCCTCTTatcgcccgcgccgctctctgcggaagggagacgcgcgcaggcactgtcgcgaccgcggcgagtCGTTTTCAAGCAGTACCGACAGCGACaacgcgacggcgcgggggggaggaggaggaggcccctaa